One Brevibacillus choshinensis genomic window carries:
- a CDS encoding carboxypeptidase regulatory-like domain-containing protein, translating to MAYPADNQFIPFGIGGVAFGDAPNDESPGGVDIVGNAAFPAAFLAYDGTTLYFRMRVNEDPRNSQKTGFQNYAWGYLINTNGVAGTYQWMLGVQGLRNRIALIRNTVVVVNSWNDPAEGTDGSGSPNWQLPIINFDTARVRATGDSSNFSGNPDYFIDLVMPASAFFSTLSVTSLSSLRFIPFTSTDDNNYNKDSLRTSEGFTFTNAFSNTTTVAVSDVRASLAIDKQLTGGPASVITGQVVQWTGSIGVSNTGNSQANNVVVTDLIELDQVTAFAVNSTSTGAVAYNPLTKVLSWTIGNLNAGMAATLAFTVSGVFTSAAGGTRSLDTATVSGLDSFSGGKITPVQDNLLVNVTASGSIAGIVLDQSTNFPLIGATVELFDSGPALIGSTTTNADGAYSFTGLAPGTYSLVTSLATYDQKIQFATVIAGQTTSATILLSRTPGNVTGTVTDQASAPIAGALVKLVNTAGVTISQVTTGAGGTYLFPSATPGTYTVTVSANSYQSDSAAINVFKAQTTTHNVVLQALPAQLSGVVTGPGNVPIASALVEVLNQTGLPVTETVTDGTGAYLLHNVTAGVYQVRVSATGFSSQLAGVSLSPGDVKNLSFSLSALPGTVSGTIADAQTSADIANSSVKLVTNEGIIVRSTLTDSNGEYTLASIPPGSYVLVVSAEGYASKTIGIQVSAGSTTQADLSLTALAGVLSGTVTNAGLSPIANATVTVWKGNVPIAHALTDSAGGFLFPHLAPDSYFVTVGADTYSASVLGATVFPMQMTILNFVLVSFAGALAGQVVDSSNQPIQGAVVTVRENTTAGAVVAAVLTDGNGQYVVPGLQARSYVALIAAAGKASYVTGVMINSGATTTLNAQLADLPGALLGTILDASTGLPIIGAGVQVSVRNSAGAVVASAFSDPSGNYLISGLSPGGYTVTVSASNYQSNSASANVPSNGSVTVSMSLPPSPGEIHGGVLAQGTMTPIAGALVHVLDSTGSLVASSLTDSQGSFLISGLGGGHYTVVSSAGGYLANQTGSIVQANAATVVQLLLAQDDGAISGTISPVVPGAIVQFFDINNVLLASQVAADNGSFLLNGIPPGSYVVTAAAEGYSVQSVGAIVAASGMSIVSLTLSPNPASVTGTITDGGFQPISTAIVRVLDSNETTLGFGYADEAGTYSIGNLPAGNLTVVATAPGFSHGAVGVTLIPGEAETGLYFTLAPNPGGISGHVTDATNSGISLASASVLVRSVSSGNVVASASSDAFGNFALDNLSPGAYTVMVSAPGFAVQSVGVNVVSGSTTDASTALVPLPGRIAGVLVNSLGIPVTGSNLSVKLLDSNHVVLQGLLASEDGTFAMDRVAPGVYSLLANAPGYGTGSIGVTVLANTVSTAAVTLQDLPAAISGLVTNQATGLGIPGSKVLITDAQGLLFAQVLTDAQGTFLAGNLPPRVTNVTVSASNFSFASQSVILQGGQTALFQQALTPNPGNLNGTVIDLNFGLPIAGATVIIYDSTRSPVVSVLTDTNGNYAVGNLAPGLYTVNTSETGYAGDVAGAEIMAGGTSFLSFALIGLPGVITGSVRDEGTGQPIPGATVTVRQGSPSGTIMTILVADDQGRYVASGLSAGSFTLVANAPDYAAEASTALVSQGETTTLDFSLPSLPAGVTGVVTDVLVSTPLPNSLVRLLDNNSAILFSTQTDAQGNYLISGFLSGDYTLLVRKEDYQRKNVSFSVGSGTTAMVDVQLEPDPGTLRGTVVDAFDGTPLVGADVLIYFPSTNNLLARTITDGLGHFVIEGLEPLTYTLSISMQSYATQVVGATIFSGATTPIAIGLPPNSATITGRVQTANGTEIPNASVQAKDSHGTLFGSAVTDDFGNYSVASLPPGTYTISAMETNYAAAMQTVTVTAGQMVSGLTLTMAALPGNIAGVVRNQGTGLPITGAAVAVQIFSNGVFIANTVTGNAGQFLVTGLVEGVYNVIASSKGFGTSYSTVSVQRGQTATASVGLLPLAGNISGIVLLPDGTQAQGNNIQLALFDANGIRLQNILAQPDGTFRFVGVSPGTYTVQGSIPGIGMGSTQAVVVANQTIFIIVRLTSTGSIRGTVRSAATGQRIPNAFVRVQYNQPPVEIVATVQTDHLGRYAVSNLVPGNYLVVASAPGYAAEAAVAVVEAGMAAALDFRLRVQLAIGCIRVRAC from the coding sequence ATGGCCTACCCTGCGGACAATCAGTTCATTCCCTTTGGGATTGGCGGAGTCGCCTTTGGTGACGCCCCCAACGACGAATCTCCAGGCGGCGTCGATATAGTAGGGAATGCAGCGTTTCCAGCCGCCTTTCTGGCGTACGATGGTACGACTCTGTACTTTCGCATGCGTGTAAACGAAGATCCCCGGAATTCACAAAAAACCGGATTCCAGAACTACGCCTGGGGCTATCTGATCAATACGAACGGTGTGGCGGGAACGTACCAGTGGATGCTTGGCGTGCAGGGATTGCGCAACCGGATAGCCTTGATCCGAAACACAGTCGTCGTGGTGAATTCCTGGAACGACCCTGCGGAGGGGACCGATGGAAGCGGATCGCCGAACTGGCAATTGCCGATCATCAATTTTGATACGGCTCGTGTGAGAGCGACCGGGGATAGCTCCAATTTCAGCGGGAATCCCGACTATTTTATTGACCTTGTCATGCCTGCATCCGCCTTTTTTTCCACGCTGTCGGTCACCTCGCTGTCCTCTCTCCGGTTCATACCGTTCACTTCAACCGACGATAACAATTACAACAAGGACTCGCTGCGAACGAGTGAAGGGTTTACGTTTACGAATGCTTTCAGCAATACCACGACGGTTGCCGTCAGTGATGTGCGAGCAAGTCTCGCGATCGACAAGCAGCTAACAGGGGGACCTGCGAGCGTCATTACAGGGCAGGTAGTCCAATGGACGGGAAGCATCGGCGTCTCCAATACGGGGAATAGCCAAGCAAACAATGTGGTGGTCACCGATCTGATCGAGCTGGATCAGGTTACGGCCTTTGCGGTGAACAGTACCAGTACGGGAGCGGTCGCCTACAATCCACTTACCAAAGTTCTCAGCTGGACCATTGGAAATCTGAATGCGGGCATGGCGGCCACCCTTGCCTTTACCGTAAGTGGAGTGTTTACGAGCGCTGCTGGTGGAACGCGGAGTTTGGACACCGCAACAGTCTCCGGTCTGGACAGCTTTTCTGGAGGCAAAATCACTCCCGTGCAGGATAATCTGCTCGTGAACGTCACTGCCTCAGGGAGTATTGCAGGCATCGTTCTCGATCAATCCACGAACTTCCCATTGATAGGAGCGACGGTTGAACTGTTTGATAGCGGTCCCGCGCTCATAGGGTCGACGACGACCAACGCTGATGGGGCTTATTCCTTCACAGGGCTCGCTCCGGGCACTTATTCTCTGGTTACATCGCTTGCGACATACGACCAGAAGATCCAGTTCGCGACAGTGATTGCGGGACAGACTACCAGTGCGACTATTTTGCTTTCTCGCACCCCTGGAAACGTAACGGGTACGGTGACGGATCAAGCCTCAGCTCCGATCGCGGGCGCGTTGGTCAAACTCGTCAACACAGCAGGAGTCACGATCTCGCAAGTGACGACAGGAGCAGGAGGGACGTACCTGTTCCCCAGCGCCACGCCAGGTACTTACACGGTCACCGTTAGCGCCAATTCGTATCAGTCGGATTCAGCCGCGATCAATGTGTTCAAGGCTCAGACGACTACACACAATGTCGTTCTTCAGGCACTGCCGGCCCAGCTCTCCGGTGTCGTGACAGGTCCAGGCAACGTACCGATCGCAAGCGCTCTCGTGGAAGTGCTCAACCAGACGGGATTGCCTGTGACGGAAACCGTAACCGATGGCACAGGAGCTTATCTCCTCCATAATGTAACGGCAGGAGTCTATCAGGTTCGTGTAAGCGCCACCGGTTTCTCTTCCCAGCTTGCAGGCGTGTCCCTTTCGCCTGGGGATGTCAAAAACCTTTCATTTAGCCTGTCTGCACTCCCGGGGACGGTCAGCGGGACGATTGCAGATGCACAGACGTCAGCAGATATTGCAAACAGCAGCGTCAAGCTGGTGACCAATGAAGGCATCATTGTCAGAAGCACCTTGACGGATAGCAACGGGGAGTACACACTCGCTTCTATCCCTCCTGGGAGCTATGTGCTGGTAGTCTCTGCTGAAGGTTATGCAAGTAAGACGATAGGGATACAAGTATCCGCCGGAAGCACGACACAAGCGGATCTGTCGCTGACAGCACTCGCAGGAGTCTTGAGCGGAACCGTAACGAATGCAGGATTAAGTCCGATTGCAAATGCCACGGTAACCGTATGGAAAGGGAACGTCCCCATTGCCCATGCGCTGACGGACAGCGCGGGCGGATTCTTATTCCCTCACCTTGCCCCGGATTCCTATTTTGTGACGGTTGGCGCGGATACCTACTCTGCTTCTGTTTTAGGAGCTACCGTTTTTCCCATGCAGATGACGATACTCAATTTTGTCCTCGTGTCTTTCGCTGGGGCTTTGGCCGGGCAGGTAGTGGACAGCTCGAACCAGCCCATTCAGGGCGCGGTTGTGACTGTCAGGGAAAATACGACGGCAGGGGCTGTCGTGGCAGCCGTATTGACCGATGGCAATGGTCAGTACGTGGTGCCGGGTCTCCAAGCCCGCTCGTATGTCGCATTGATAGCTGCTGCGGGGAAAGCATCTTATGTGACAGGAGTAATGATCAATTCAGGAGCAACTACGACATTGAATGCTCAGCTGGCCGATTTGCCTGGAGCGTTGCTCGGTACGATCCTTGATGCTTCCACAGGACTTCCCATCATAGGGGCGGGTGTGCAGGTAAGTGTCCGCAACAGTGCCGGAGCGGTGGTTGCGTCGGCATTTAGTGATCCTTCAGGCAATTACCTCATCTCCGGACTTTCGCCAGGTGGGTATACAGTGACAGTAAGTGCTTCCAACTATCAGAGCAACAGTGCAAGCGCAAATGTGCCGTCAAATGGCAGCGTGACAGTTTCCATGTCCCTACCGCCTAGCCCCGGGGAGATACACGGCGGTGTACTGGCACAGGGGACGATGACTCCCATAGCGGGAGCGTTGGTCCATGTTCTTGATTCCACCGGGTCGCTCGTAGCATCCAGCCTAACCGACAGTCAAGGGAGCTTTCTTATCTCGGGACTGGGGGGTGGGCATTACACCGTCGTCTCCTCAGCAGGCGGATACCTGGCGAATCAGACAGGTTCGATTGTTCAGGCCAATGCGGCGACGGTCGTTCAGCTTTTACTGGCTCAAGATGACGGCGCCATCAGTGGGACGATTTCCCCTGTTGTTCCTGGCGCGATTGTACAGTTTTTCGATATCAACAACGTGCTCCTCGCTTCTCAGGTTGCGGCTGATAACGGGAGCTTTCTATTGAATGGCATCCCGCCTGGATCGTACGTAGTTACAGCAGCGGCAGAAGGCTATTCGGTACAGTCCGTGGGAGCTATCGTTGCAGCGTCGGGGATGTCAATCGTGTCTCTGACCTTATCTCCCAATCCCGCAAGCGTGACGGGAACCATTACAGATGGGGGATTTCAGCCAATCAGCACGGCGATCGTTCGAGTGCTCGATTCCAATGAAACGACATTAGGATTTGGATATGCTGATGAGGCGGGCACCTATTCGATTGGCAACCTGCCTGCGGGAAACCTTACGGTGGTGGCGACTGCACCGGGTTTTTCTCATGGAGCAGTCGGGGTGACGCTGATTCCCGGAGAAGCCGAAACGGGGCTCTACTTTACATTGGCCCCTAATCCTGGCGGTATCAGCGGTCATGTCACGGATGCGACCAATTCTGGTATCTCTCTGGCAAGTGCCTCTGTGCTCGTTCGGTCCGTCAGCAGCGGCAATGTAGTCGCTTCAGCCAGCAGCGATGCGTTCGGCAACTTCGCTCTCGACAATCTCTCACCGGGTGCCTATACGGTAATGGTAAGTGCGCCGGGTTTTGCCGTCCAGTCCGTCGGAGTCAATGTGGTGAGCGGCAGTACAACCGATGCGAGTACAGCGCTCGTCCCCCTTCCAGGAAGGATTGCGGGTGTGCTGGTAAACAGTCTCGGTATCCCGGTCACAGGCAGCAACCTCAGTGTCAAGCTTCTCGACAGCAATCATGTGGTGCTTCAAGGCCTGCTGGCCAGTGAGGACGGCACGTTTGCCATGGACCGTGTAGCGCCTGGGGTGTATTCGCTTCTGGCAAATGCGCCTGGATACGGCACGGGGAGCATCGGTGTAACCGTCTTGGCAAATACGGTCTCGACCGCTGCTGTCACTTTGCAGGATCTGCCCGCTGCCATTTCCGGACTCGTGACGAACCAAGCAACAGGATTAGGAATTCCGGGGAGCAAGGTACTCATCACAGACGCGCAAGGCTTGTTATTTGCCCAAGTTTTGACGGACGCACAGGGAACCTTTCTGGCAGGAAACCTGCCCCCCAGAGTGACGAACGTAACCGTATCTGCCTCTAATTTCTCCTTCGCCTCCCAGTCCGTTATTTTGCAGGGCGGGCAAACAGCCCTCTTTCAGCAAGCGTTGACACCGAACCCCGGAAACCTGAATGGAACCGTGATTGATTTGAACTTTGGACTGCCTATCGCAGGTGCTACGGTCATCATTTACGACAGTACACGCTCTCCCGTCGTATCGGTACTGACAGATACGAATGGAAACTATGCGGTCGGAAATCTGGCTCCCGGCTTGTATACCGTGAACACGAGCGAAACAGGGTACGCAGGTGACGTGGCTGGAGCGGAAATAATGGCAGGAGGTACTTCTTTCCTCAGCTTTGCCCTGATTGGATTGCCAGGGGTGATTACAGGATCGGTGCGGGATGAAGGCACAGGCCAGCCCATTCCAGGTGCGACGGTTACGGTCAGACAAGGAAGCCCTTCGGGGACAATCATGACGATCCTCGTGGCAGATGATCAAGGAAGATATGTCGCCAGCGGTCTTTCAGCAGGCAGCTTCACCCTGGTTGCAAACGCGCCTGACTATGCGGCAGAAGCATCTACCGCGCTGGTTAGCCAAGGGGAGACCACCACTCTCGATTTCTCGTTACCCTCCCTGCCGGCAGGTGTAACGGGCGTCGTCACGGACGTGTTGGTCAGCACTCCCTTGCCAAACAGCCTTGTCCGCCTGCTCGACAACAATAGCGCCATCCTGTTCTCCACGCAGACGGATGCACAGGGCAATTACCTGATCAGTGGATTTCTGTCCGGTGACTATACCTTGCTGGTGCGAAAGGAAGACTATCAACGCAAAAACGTATCGTTCTCCGTCGGGTCCGGGACGACGGCCATGGTTGATGTCCAGCTTGAGCCCGACCCGGGAACGCTGCGAGGTACGGTCGTGGATGCTTTTGACGGAACGCCGCTGGTAGGAGCGGACGTCCTCATCTACTTCCCGTCCACGAACAATCTGCTGGCGCGGACGATCACGGACGGCTTGGGGCATTTTGTCATTGAAGGGCTGGAGCCGCTGACGTACACGCTGTCAATCAGCATGCAAAGCTATGCGACACAGGTGGTAGGAGCAACGATTTTTTCGGGAGCGACAACGCCGATCGCGATCGGCCTTCCGCCAAATTCGGCGACGATCACGGGACGTGTGCAGACGGCCAATGGGACTGAGATCCCCAATGCCTCGGTACAGGCAAAAGACTCGCATGGGACCCTTTTCGGAAGTGCGGTCACAGACGATTTCGGGAACTATTCCGTTGCAAGCCTCCCGCCAGGCACGTATACAATCAGTGCGATGGAAACAAACTACGCTGCTGCGATGCAGACGGTTACCGTCACTGCGGGTCAGATGGTAAGCGGGCTGACCCTCACGATGGCTGCGTTACCAGGGAATATTGCCGGTGTCGTACGCAATCAAGGAACCGGCCTTCCGATCACAGGAGCTGCGGTCGCCGTTCAGATCTTTTCCAATGGCGTGTTTATCGCAAATACAGTCACGGGCAATGCGGGTCAATTTCTTGTGACGGGACTTGTGGAGGGCGTCTACAACGTCATTGCCAGCTCAAAAGGCTTCGGGACCAGCTACAGCACGGTTTCTGTCCAGAGAGGTCAAACGGCAACTGCTTCGGTAGGGCTTTTGCCGCTTGCGGGAAACATCTCCGGCATTGTGCTGCTGCCAGACGGAACGCAGGCGCAAGGTAACAACATTCAGCTCGCTCTGTTCGACGCGAATGGCATACGCTTGCAAAATATTTTGGCCCAGCCAGACGGGACTTTCCGATTCGTCGGTGTGTCACCAGGAACCTATACGGTGCAGGGCTCCATTCCAGGCATCGGGATGGGGAGCACGCAAGCTGTTGTGGTGGCCAATCAGACGATCTTTATCATCGTGCGCCTGACTTCGACAGGGAGCATTCGAGGGACGGTTCGGTCTGCGGCAACTGGCCAGCGTATACCAAACGCATTCGTACGGGTGCAGTACAACCAGCCTCCGGTCGAGATTGTGGCAACCGTGCAGACGGATCATCTGGGGAGATATGCGGTTTCCAATCTCGTACCAGGAAACTATCTGGTCGTCGCCAGTGCACCCGGTTATGCAGCAGAAGCCGCCGTTGCGGTGGTGGAGGCAGGAATGGCTGCAGCACTGGATTTCCGCTTGCGGGTGCAGCTGGCAATTGGCTGTATCCGTGTTAGGGCATGCTGA
- a CDS encoding YisL family protein, with the protein MYNALKEAHVGGWEVAFVLLIIGYILYRVGKTKVAKVLHILLRLMMVIILVSGAWLLFQFHTSDIYYYVKGLLAIVTFGLMEMSLGRARKQEGSTGFFIGALVVIVVVIMLGYRVFG; encoded by the coding sequence ATGTATAATGCGTTAAAAGAAGCGCACGTCGGAGGTTGGGAGGTAGCGTTTGTCCTCCTGATCATCGGTTACATCCTGTATCGCGTAGGCAAAACAAAAGTGGCCAAAGTGCTGCACATACTGCTCAGATTGATGATGGTCATCATCTTGGTTTCCGGTGCTTGGCTGCTGTTCCAGTTCCATACGAGTGACATTTACTACTACGTAAAAGGATTGCTCGCGATCGTTACATTCGGTCTCATGGAAATGTCGCTGGGACGTGCTCGAAAGCAGGAAGGCAGTACAGGCTTTTTCATCGGGGCGCTGGTCGTCATCGTCGTTGTCATCATGCTCGGCTATCGCGTGTTCGGGTAA
- a CDS encoding proline racemase family protein — protein MNVNQLFTTIDAHTGGEPLRIITGGIPPIKGGTILEKRRYFREELDYIRRVLMYEPRGHHGMYGCVMTAPVSPDAAFGVLFMHNEGYSSMCGHGIIAVVTAAYETGLLKAEAVQQDIVIDSPAGRIVARAQVEGEQVKSVSFENVASFVYAQDVPIEWEGRSFHVDIAFGGAFYAIVQAKDLGVQVEIEQLAELQEWGARIKEQIESRMQVVHPLEPELTGVYGVIISDEPKKADSHLRNVTIFADKQVDRSPCGTGTAARVAALFARGQLAAGEAFVHEGIVNSQFVGKVVGTTQVGEYAAVIPTIEGKAFITGLHQFVVDPTDPLKDGFLLR, from the coding sequence ATGAACGTCAATCAATTGTTTACGACGATCGACGCCCACACAGGGGGAGAGCCGCTGCGCATCATTACGGGCGGCATTCCTCCGATCAAGGGCGGGACGATCCTCGAAAAAAGAAGATATTTTCGCGAAGAGCTGGACTACATCCGACGAGTTCTCATGTATGAGCCTAGGGGGCACCATGGGATGTACGGCTGTGTGATGACTGCTCCCGTGAGCCCGGATGCCGCATTTGGCGTGCTATTCATGCATAATGAAGGGTACAGCAGCATGTGCGGGCACGGAATCATTGCTGTGGTGACAGCGGCCTATGAGACAGGGCTTTTAAAAGCAGAAGCAGTTCAGCAGGATATCGTCATCGACAGCCCGGCCGGACGAATTGTCGCGCGAGCTCAGGTCGAGGGCGAGCAGGTGAAGTCCGTTTCCTTTGAAAATGTCGCTTCTTTTGTGTATGCCCAAGATGTTCCCATTGAATGGGAGGGGCGCAGCTTCCACGTCGACATTGCTTTCGGAGGCGCATTCTATGCAATCGTGCAGGCAAAGGATCTCGGGGTACAGGTCGAGATCGAACAGCTGGCCGAGCTGCAGGAGTGGGGCGCGCGCATCAAGGAGCAGATCGAATCCCGCATGCAGGTGGTCCACCCGCTGGAGCCAGAACTGACCGGGGTTTATGGCGTGATCATTTCAGATGAACCGAAAAAGGCGGACTCGCATCTGCGCAACGTCACGATTTTCGCAGACAAACAGGTGGACCGCTCTCCATGCGGGACAGGAACGGCAGCGCGAGTGGCAGCCTTGTTCGCTAGAGGACAGTTGGCCGCTGGAGAAGCGTTTGTTCATGAGGGGATCGTGAACAGCCAGTTCGTCGGGAAAGTAGTTGGAACGACGCAGGTAGGCGAATACGCAGCGGTCATTCCGACAATCGAGGGAAAGGCGTTCATCACAGGTCTGCACCAGTTTGTAGTGGACCCAACAGATCCGTTGAAGGATGGCTTTTTACTGCGGTAA
- a CDS encoding aldehyde dehydrogenase family protein, whose translation MQSKNWIGGEWITPAGDEATVVNPSRLTEEVGVVHFSDRSHVFAAEQAAREAQKKWSQLTGAARGEILYQMASVLEAHADELARLASREMGKQIGEMRGEVGRGVSLLRYYAGEGMRSNGSVIPSADTNVLQYTRRVPLGVVAVITPWNFPVAIPIWKIAPALICGNTVIWKPAENGSLTATRLAELFTETKLPAGVLNLVIGRGREVGTALTEEAAVDAVSFTGSSATGRQIAIACAGRNIKYQTEMGGKNAAVVLADADLDKAVPILLSGAFKSAGQKCTATSRIIVEKAIYQQLAERLQSAISSCIVGEALDPAAYLGPVASAEQYEKVSKYVGMATKQAALVAQSPSLAGAEQGYFIRPMIVEGVNASHALVQEEVFGPLAVMLAAEDFSEAVELCNQTVYGLSASLFTRDLASAHRFLDEAQAGMVRVNQETAGVEYQSPFGGMKLSSSHTREQGQAALDFYSEVKTCAIKYAW comes from the coding sequence ATGCAGAGCAAAAACTGGATTGGCGGCGAGTGGATTACGCCGGCTGGGGACGAAGCGACGGTAGTGAATCCTTCGCGTCTGACAGAAGAGGTAGGTGTGGTGCATTTTTCCGATCGCTCCCATGTCTTCGCCGCAGAACAGGCTGCTCGTGAGGCACAGAAGAAATGGTCACAGCTGACAGGTGCAGCCCGGGGAGAGATCCTGTATCAAATGGCTTCGGTCCTCGAGGCCCATGCAGATGAGCTGGCTCGATTGGCAAGCCGGGAGATGGGCAAGCAAATCGGTGAAATGCGAGGCGAGGTAGGCCGAGGTGTCAGCCTGCTGCGATACTATGCGGGAGAAGGCATGCGCTCAAATGGCAGCGTCATCCCTTCCGCGGATACGAATGTCCTGCAGTACACGCGCCGCGTGCCGCTCGGTGTCGTAGCCGTCATCACTCCCTGGAATTTTCCGGTGGCGATCCCGATCTGGAAGATCGCTCCTGCCTTGATCTGCGGCAATACGGTCATCTGGAAGCCAGCTGAAAATGGTTCGCTGACGGCGACCAGACTGGCAGAGCTTTTTACGGAAACGAAGCTGCCTGCAGGGGTATTGAACCTGGTCATCGGGCGCGGTCGAGAAGTCGGCACGGCACTCACGGAAGAAGCCGCAGTGGATGCGGTCAGCTTTACGGGTTCGTCCGCTACGGGAAGACAGATCGCGATTGCCTGCGCGGGTCGCAATATCAAATACCAGACGGAAATGGGCGGGAAAAACGCAGCGGTGGTGTTAGCCGATGCCGACCTCGACAAGGCGGTCCCGATCCTGTTGAGTGGAGCCTTTAAATCCGCTGGGCAAAAATGCACGGCTACCAGTCGGATTATTGTCGAAAAGGCGATCTATCAGCAGCTGGCGGAGCGTCTGCAAAGCGCCATCTCCTCCTGCATCGTAGGAGAAGCGCTCGATCCAGCCGCGTACTTGGGACCAGTCGCTTCGGCAGAACAGTATGAAAAGGTGAGCAAGTACGTGGGGATGGCCACGAAGCAAGCGGCGCTGGTGGCGCAAAGCCCTTCTCTTGCAGGAGCGGAGCAAGGCTACTTCATTCGCCCGATGATCGTGGAGGGAGTAAATGCCTCGCACGCTCTGGTGCAGGAGGAAGTATTCGGACCCCTCGCAGTCATGCTGGCAGCAGAGGACTTTTCAGAGGCCGTGGAGCTGTGCAATCAGACCGTATACGGATTAAGTGCCTCGCTGTTCACTCGTGATCTTGCGAGTGCCCATCGCTTTCTGGATGAGGCGCAGGCAGGGATGGTCAGAGTCAACCAGGAGACGGCAGGAGTGGAATACCAGTCACCGTTTGGCGGGATGAAGCTGTCCAGCTCCCATACCCGTGAGCAGGGACAGGCGGCGCTCGACTTCTACAGCGAAGTCAAAACGTGCGCGATCAAATACGCGTGGTAA
- a CDS encoding dihydrodipicolinate synthase family protein: MTRFAGVYVAIVTPFTSDYEVDYKRLTELCEWLIQEGVDGLVPSGSLGEYATMTGEERAKVINTVIAAAKGRVPVVVGSAAPSTRQAVEWVQFSKDAGAAGVMALPPINYKPLLPEVFAHYEALNTVGLPIIAYNNPHDYKIDLTPDILAELSKLENVVAVKEFSGDVRRMQDILALTDLEVMVGVDDLVMEGALIGATGWIAGVPNALPKEGVEIFRLARAGKLEEAQALYRRLLPLFHYDASPQLVQSIKYMMELAGFPVGPTRPPRLPLPQDYYAGIKKAFDYAVGTAAGK, encoded by the coding sequence ATGACAAGATTTGCAGGAGTGTATGTAGCGATCGTGACCCCGTTTACCAGCGATTATGAGGTCGATTACAAGCGACTCACCGAGCTGTGCGAATGGCTGATTCAAGAGGGCGTAGACGGTCTCGTGCCGTCTGGATCACTCGGCGAGTACGCCACCATGACAGGGGAAGAGCGGGCAAAGGTGATCAACACGGTCATCGCCGCAGCAAAAGGACGTGTGCCCGTCGTCGTCGGCTCTGCAGCCCCATCGACTCGTCAAGCAGTGGAGTGGGTGCAGTTTTCCAAGGACGCTGGTGCAGCGGGTGTGATGGCTTTGCCGCCGATCAATTACAAGCCGCTGTTGCCCGAGGTGTTTGCCCATTATGAAGCTCTAAATACGGTAGGCTTGCCGATCATTGCCTACAACAATCCGCATGACTACAAAATCGACCTGACGCCGGACATCTTGGCTGAGCTGTCCAAGCTCGAAAATGTGGTCGCCGTGAAGGAATTCTCCGGAGACGTACGCCGCATGCAGGATATCCTGGCGCTGACGGATCTGGAGGTCATGGTCGGAGTAGATGATCTGGTCATGGAGGGGGCGCTGATCGGAGCGACAGGCTGGATCGCGGGCGTACCGAATGCTTTGCCGAAAGAAGGCGTGGAAATTTTCCGCCTGGCTCGTGCAGGCAAGCTGGAAGAAGCGCAAGCGCTCTATCGCCGCCTTCTGCCGCTGTTCCACTACGATGCAAGCCCGCAGCTGGTGCAGTCGATCAAATACATGATGGAGCTGGCCGGATTCCCGGTAGGACCTACTCGCCCGCCGCGCCTCCCGTTGCCGCAAGACTACTATGCCGGCATCAAAAAGGCGTTTGATTACGCAGTAGGCACAGCAGCTGGGAAATAA